The Agromyces mariniharenae genome includes a window with the following:
- the rpmI gene encoding 50S ribosomal protein L35, with protein sequence MPKQKTHSGSKKRFKITGTGKLKKQQAGMRHNLEGKSSVRTRRLNADKVLSAPDTKVVKKLLGR encoded by the coding sequence ATGCCGAAGCAGAAGACCCACTCCGGGTCCAAGAAGCGCTTCAAGATCACCGGTACCGGGAAGCTCAAGAAGCAGCAGGCCGGCATGCGCCACAACCTCGAGGGCAAGTCCTCGGTGCGCACCCGCCGCCTCAACGCGGACAAGGTCCTGTCGGCCCCCGACACCAAGGTCGTCAAGAAGCTTCTCGGCCGCTGA
- the pheT gene encoding phenylalanine--tRNA ligase subunit beta: MRVPLSWLAEYVELVPGSTPEDVHAALVQVGLEEEDVHTFELQGPIVVGEVLEFTEEPQSNGKTIRWCQVRVAPDGETAADGGDAVHGIVCGARNFFVGDKVVVTLPGAVLPGPFPIAARKTYGHVSDGMIASARELGLGDDHEGILRLSTIGIDAPVGTDAIELLGLNDAAVEINVTPDRGYAFSIRGVAREYAHATGARYRDPVELSSPATVSGAAGSGDVFPVEVRDEAPIRGRVGSSVFATRIVRDVDPTRPTPAWMVARLKLAGIRSLSVLVDITNYVMLELGQPIHGYDLDRLQGGIVVRRATPGEVITTLDGKERTLDPEDLLITDDRGAIGIAGVMGGADTEMSDATRNVLIEAANFDPVSIARSARRHKLPSEASKRFERGVDPQIAAAAATRVAQLMADLAGGTADAGGSLIHEAPEREAILLPDGYVTELIGVEYTDEEVHDALAEIGGAITRTAEGFSVVPPSWRPDLTGKADLAEEVARLAGYHRIPSVLPVAPPGRGLTRSQRIRRRVADALAAAGSTEVLSFPFATEDENARFGSADGSSVASVKLANALDASAALLRRSLLPGLVAAAKRNRSRGLVDVSLFELGLVFLPEAGRTYGSAELPVGDRRPSEAELDALQAGIPPQPRHVGALLVGDVVTKQPGQAAVPAGIVDALDVVRQVALAVGAEIEVAQGSHQALHPGRTAELRVAGRPVGFAGELLPSVAEENDLPRVVAVVELDLDAVIALTEPGLEAGQIGTYPAATQDLSLLVDAGVPASTVAGAVREGAGALLEELHLVDDYRGTGVPEGSKSLTFALRFRADDRTLTAAEASEAKLAGAAVARERTGAAIRE, encoded by the coding sequence ATGCGAGTGCCCCTGAGCTGGCTCGCCGAATACGTCGAGCTCGTGCCGGGTTCGACGCCTGAAGACGTGCACGCCGCCCTCGTGCAGGTGGGCCTCGAGGAGGAGGACGTGCACACGTTCGAGCTCCAGGGCCCGATCGTCGTGGGCGAGGTCCTCGAGTTCACCGAGGAGCCGCAGTCCAACGGCAAGACCATCCGCTGGTGCCAGGTGCGCGTCGCGCCCGATGGCGAGACGGCGGCCGACGGCGGCGACGCGGTGCACGGCATCGTGTGCGGCGCCCGCAACTTCTTCGTCGGCGACAAGGTCGTGGTGACGCTGCCGGGCGCTGTGCTGCCCGGCCCGTTCCCGATCGCCGCGCGCAAGACCTACGGTCACGTGTCCGACGGCATGATCGCGTCGGCGCGCGAGCTCGGCCTCGGCGACGACCACGAGGGCATCCTGCGCCTGTCGACGATCGGCATCGACGCGCCCGTCGGCACCGACGCGATCGAGCTGCTCGGCCTGAACGACGCCGCCGTCGAGATCAACGTCACGCCCGATCGCGGCTACGCGTTCTCCATCCGCGGCGTCGCCCGCGAGTACGCGCACGCGACCGGCGCCCGGTACCGCGACCCGGTCGAGCTGTCGAGCCCCGCGACGGTGTCCGGCGCAGCCGGCTCGGGCGACGTGTTCCCCGTCGAGGTCCGCGACGAGGCGCCCATCCGCGGCCGCGTCGGCTCGTCGGTGTTCGCGACGCGCATCGTGCGCGACGTCGACCCGACCCGCCCGACCCCGGCGTGGATGGTCGCGCGGCTGAAGCTCGCCGGCATCCGGTCGCTCTCGGTGCTCGTCGACATCACGAACTACGTCATGCTCGAGCTCGGCCAGCCGATCCACGGCTACGACCTCGACCGCCTGCAGGGCGGCATCGTCGTGCGTCGCGCGACCCCCGGCGAGGTGATCACGACCCTCGACGGCAAGGAGCGCACGCTCGACCCCGAGGACCTCCTCATCACCGACGACCGCGGCGCCATCGGCATCGCCGGCGTCATGGGCGGCGCCGACACCGAGATGTCGGATGCCACGCGCAACGTGCTCATCGAGGCCGCGAACTTCGACCCGGTGTCGATCGCCCGCTCCGCGCGCCGCCACAAGCTCCCGAGCGAGGCGTCCAAGCGGTTCGAGCGCGGCGTGGACCCGCAGATCGCCGCTGCGGCGGCGACGCGCGTCGCGCAGCTCATGGCCGACCTCGCGGGCGGAACCGCCGACGCGGGCGGCTCGCTCATCCACGAGGCGCCCGAGCGCGAGGCGATCCTGCTGCCCGACGGGTACGTGACCGAGCTCATCGGCGTCGAGTACACCGACGAGGAGGTGCACGACGCGCTCGCCGAGATCGGCGGCGCGATCACGCGCACCGCCGAGGGCTTCTCCGTCGTGCCGCCGTCGTGGCGTCCCGACCTCACCGGCAAGGCCGACCTCGCCGAGGAGGTGGCTCGCCTCGCCGGGTACCACCGCATCCCGTCGGTGCTCCCCGTCGCCCCGCCCGGACGCGGCCTCACGCGCTCGCAGCGCATCCGGCGCCGGGTCGCCGACGCGCTCGCCGCGGCCGGATCCACCGAGGTGCTCTCGTTCCCGTTCGCGACCGAGGACGAGAACGCGCGGTTCGGCAGCGCCGACGGCTCGTCCGTGGCATCCGTGAAGCTCGCGAACGCGCTCGACGCCTCGGCCGCGCTCCTGCGGCGCTCGCTGCTGCCGGGGCTCGTCGCCGCGGCCAAGCGCAACCGCTCGCGCGGCCTCGTCGACGTCTCATTGTTCGAGCTCGGGCTCGTGTTCCTCCCCGAGGCGGGGCGCACCTACGGCAGTGCCGAACTGCCCGTGGGCGACCGGCGGCCGTCCGAGGCCGAGCTCGACGCGCTGCAGGCGGGCATCCCGCCGCAGCCGCGGCACGTCGGCGCGCTCCTCGTGGGCGACGTCGTGACGAAGCAGCCCGGCCAGGCGGCGGTGCCCGCAGGCATCGTCGACGCGCTCGACGTCGTGCGCCAGGTGGCGCTCGCGGTCGGCGCCGAGATCGAGGTGGCGCAGGGCTCGCACCAGGCGCTCCACCCGGGCCGCACCGCCGAGCTGCGCGTGGCCGGCCGTCCGGTCGGGTTCGCGGGCGAGCTGCTGCCCTCCGTCGCGGAGGAGAACGACCTGCCGCGCGTCGTCGCCGTCGTCGAGCTCGACCTCGATGCGGTCATCGCGCTCACCGAGCCGGGGCTCGAGGCCGGGCAGATCGGCACGTACCCGGCGGCGACGCAGGACCTCTCGCTCCTCGTGGACGCGGGCGTGCCCGCCTCGACCGTCGCCGGAGCAGTGCGCGAGGGCGCCGGTGCGCTCCTCGAGGAGCTGCACCTCGTCGACGACTACCGCGGCACGGGCGTGCCCGAGGGGTCGAAGAGCCTCACGTTCGCGCTGCGGTTCCGCGCCGACGACCGCACGCTGACGGCCGCCGAGGCGAGCGAGGCGAAGCTCGCCGGCGCCGCGGTCGCCCGCGAGCGCACGGGCGCGGCGATCCGGGAATAG
- the rplT gene encoding 50S ribosomal protein L20 → MARVKRAVNAHKKRRVILERAEGYRGQRSRLYRKAKEQVTHSLVYSYNDRRKKKGDFRRLWIQRINAASRQNGLTYNRFIQGLGLAGIEVDRRILAELAVNEPATFAALVESAKQALPADTSAPKTAA, encoded by the coding sequence ATGGCAAGAGTGAAGAGGGCGGTCAACGCCCACAAGAAGCGTCGGGTCATCCTGGAGCGCGCCGAGGGCTACCGCGGTCAGCGGTCGCGCCTCTACCGCAAGGCGAAGGAGCAGGTCACCCACTCGCTCGTCTACTCCTACAACGACCGCCGCAAGAAGAAGGGCGACTTCCGTCGCCTCTGGATCCAGCGGATCAACGCGGCCTCGCGTCAGAACGGCCTCACCTACAACCGCTTCATCCAGGGCCTCGGCCTCGCGGGCATCGAGGTCGACCGCCGCATCCTCGCCGAGCTCGCCGTGAACGAGCCCGCGACCTTCGCGGCCCTCGTCGAGAGCGCCAAGCAGGCCCTCCCGGCCGACACCTCGGCCCCGAAGACCGCGGCGTAG
- a CDS encoding TrmH family RNA methyltransferase — protein MLENPRSPRVRAVAKLAKKPARIESGLFLLEGPQAVAEALTFRPQLVVELYATPTALERYTDIAQTAVDAGVDVEFVTEEVLDAMADTVTPQGFVAVCHQFPTAVKDVFAAGPRLIAILEEVRDPGNAGTIVRAADAAGADAVVFTGRTVDLYNPKVVRSSTGSIFHLPVAVGGHLEDVLERARAAGLTVLAADVKGDDLLSARTEGVLERPTAWLFGNEAHGLPDEQLALADRVVTVPIYGHAESMNLATAASVCLYESAFAQRSVGHE, from the coding sequence ATGCTCGAGAACCCGAGGTCGCCGCGCGTCCGCGCCGTCGCGAAGCTCGCGAAGAAGCCGGCTCGCATCGAGAGCGGGCTGTTCCTGCTCGAGGGGCCGCAGGCCGTCGCCGAGGCGCTCACCTTCCGGCCGCAGCTCGTGGTCGAGCTCTACGCCACGCCCACGGCGCTCGAGCGATACACCGACATCGCGCAGACGGCCGTCGACGCGGGCGTCGACGTCGAGTTCGTGACCGAGGAGGTCCTCGACGCGATGGCCGACACCGTCACGCCGCAAGGTTTCGTCGCCGTCTGCCACCAGTTCCCGACCGCCGTGAAGGACGTGTTCGCGGCGGGGCCGCGCCTCATCGCCATCCTCGAGGAGGTGCGCGACCCCGGCAACGCGGGCACCATCGTCAGGGCAGCGGATGCCGCGGGCGCCGACGCCGTGGTGTTCACCGGGCGCACCGTGGACCTGTACAACCCGAAGGTCGTGCGCAGCTCGACGGGATCGATCTTCCACCTCCCGGTCGCCGTGGGCGGCCACCTGGAAGACGTGCTCGAGCGCGCCCGCGCCGCGGGGCTCACGGTCCTCGCCGCCGACGTGAAGGGCGACGACCTGCTCTCCGCCCGCACCGAGGGCGTGCTCGAGCGGCCGACGGCGTGGCTGTTCGGCAACGAGGCGCACGGGCTCCCCGACGAGCAGCTCGCGCTCGCCGACCGCGTGGTGACGGTGCCCATCTACGGACACGCCGAATCGATGAACCTCGCGACCGCGGCATCCGTGTGCCTGTACGAGAGCGCCTTCGCGCAGCGCAGCGTGGGTCACGAATAG
- the pheS gene encoding phenylalanine--tRNA ligase subunit alpha, protein MSEPREITEQAVQAAVDAALAAIAAAGDSAALKQVRTKHTGEKSTLAQLNAELRNVPNDQKAALGKLVGGARGRVNQAFAVREAEILEAEAAAQLEAEAVDVTALPSRYTAGARHPLALLQDRVCDVFTGMGWEIAEGPEVESEWFNFDALNFDADHPARAMQDTFFVDPPEAHLVLRTHTSPVQVRSMLEREVPIYVLAPGRVYRTDEFDATHLPVFMQFEGLAVDKGLTMAHLRGTLDHFVKSIFGDEAKVRLRPSFFPFTEPSAELDFWHPTFKGGARWIEWGGCGMVHPNVLKAAGIDPEVYTGFAFGMGIERGLMLRNGVQDMREMVEGDVRFSQQFGMVV, encoded by the coding sequence GTGTCCGAGCCCCGTGAAATCACCGAGCAGGCCGTCCAGGCGGCCGTCGACGCCGCACTCGCGGCGATCGCCGCGGCGGGCGACTCCGCCGCGCTGAAGCAGGTCCGCACCAAGCACACGGGGGAGAAGTCGACCCTCGCGCAGCTCAACGCCGAGCTCCGCAACGTGCCGAACGACCAGAAGGCCGCCCTCGGCAAGCTGGTGGGCGGCGCGCGCGGTCGCGTGAACCAGGCGTTCGCGGTGCGCGAGGCCGAGATCCTCGAGGCCGAGGCGGCCGCACAGCTCGAGGCGGAGGCGGTGGACGTCACGGCGCTGCCATCGCGGTACACGGCCGGGGCGCGGCATCCGCTGGCCCTGCTGCAGGACCGGGTGTGCGACGTGTTCACCGGCATGGGCTGGGAGATCGCCGAGGGCCCCGAGGTCGAGAGCGAGTGGTTCAACTTCGACGCGCTGAACTTCGACGCCGACCACCCGGCGCGCGCCATGCAGGACACCTTCTTCGTCGACCCGCCCGAGGCGCACCTCGTGCTGCGCACCCACACGAGCCCCGTGCAGGTGCGCTCGATGCTCGAGCGCGAGGTGCCGATCTACGTGCTCGCACCCGGTCGCGTCTACCGCACCGACGAGTTCGACGCCACGCACCTGCCCGTGTTCATGCAGTTCGAGGGCCTCGCGGTCGACAAGGGCCTCACCATGGCGCACCTGCGCGGCACCCTCGACCACTTCGTGAAGTCGATCTTCGGCGATGAGGCCAAGGTCCGCCTGCGCCCGAGCTTCTTCCCCTTCACCGAGCCGAGCGCCGAGCTCGACTTCTGGCACCCGACCTTCAAGGGCGGCGCGCGCTGGATCGAGTGGGGCGGCTGCGGCATGGTGCACCCCAACGTGCTGAAGGCCGCGGGCATCGACCCCGAGGTCTACACGGGCTTCGCGTTCGGCATGGGGATCGAGCGCGGGCTCATGCTCCGCAACGGCGTGCAGGACATGCGCGAGATGGTCGAGGGAGACGTCCGGTTCTCCCAGCAGTTCGGAATGGTGGTCTGA
- the infC gene encoding translation initiation factor IF-3: MSDPRTNDRIRVPEVRLVGPGGEQVGVVKIEVALRLAQEADLDLVEVAPNSRPPVVKIMDYGKYKYEAAQKAKEARRNQANTVLKEVRFRLKIDKHDYETKMKRAVGFLKAGDKVKAMILFRGREQSRPEMGVRLLQRFAEDVVEFGTVEHNPTIDGRNMVMVIAPLKNKSEAKAEANAQRAAAKARPAADAAGEPETQAAESTEDQA; this comes from the coding sequence ATCAGCGATCCGCGTACCAATGACCGTATCCGCGTTCCCGAGGTCCGCCTCGTGGGACCCGGCGGAGAGCAGGTCGGCGTCGTGAAGATCGAGGTGGCCCTGCGGCTCGCGCAGGAGGCCGACCTCGACCTCGTCGAGGTCGCACCCAACTCGCGTCCGCCGGTCGTCAAGATCATGGACTACGGCAAGTACAAGTACGAGGCTGCGCAGAAGGCGAAGGAAGCGCGGCGCAACCAGGCGAACACCGTCCTCAAGGAGGTCCGGTTCCGCCTCAAGATCGACAAGCACGACTACGAGACCAAGATGAAGCGCGCCGTCGGCTTCCTGAAGGCCGGCGACAAGGTCAAGGCGATGATCCTGTTCCGGGGCCGCGAGCAGTCGCGTCCCGAGATGGGCGTCCGCCTCCTGCAGCGCTTCGCGGAAGACGTGGTGGAGTTCGGCACGGTCGAGCACAACCCCACGATCGACGGCCGCAACATGGTCATGGTCATCGCTCCTCTGAAGAACAAGTCCGAGGCCAAGGCCGAGGCGAATGCACAGCGTGCTGCGGCGAAGGCGCGGCCGGCGGCGGATGCCGCGGGCGAGCCCGAGACGCAGGCGGCCGAGTCCACCGAGGACCAGGCCTAG
- a CDS encoding DNA-formamidopyrimidine glycosylase family protein, with product MPEGDTVYQAARRLDQALTGRTVERTDFRVPAYATVDLAGQPVHSVASRGKHLLMRIGDQVVHSHLKMEGEWRVYRPGQRWTRPGFQARAVVAVPGAVAVGFDLGVLEVFPASEEADRMAYLGPDVLGPDWDAAEATARIASKADVPIAVALGEQRNLAGLGNVYVNEACFVRGIRPDRATATVDVPPLVDVARRMIVANRDRIARTTTGNDRRGERLWVYGRAGEPCRRCGTAIEHGRLGRNDVELRDSYWCPSCQT from the coding sequence ATGCCCGAGGGTGACACCGTCTACCAGGCCGCCCGTCGGCTCGACCAGGCGCTCACCGGACGCACGGTCGAGCGCACGGACTTCCGCGTGCCCGCCTACGCGACGGTCGACCTGGCGGGGCAGCCCGTGCACTCGGTGGCCAGCCGTGGCAAGCACCTCCTCATGCGCATCGGCGACCAGGTCGTGCACTCGCACCTGAAGATGGAGGGGGAGTGGCGCGTCTACCGCCCCGGCCAGCGCTGGACGCGTCCGGGCTTCCAGGCGCGCGCGGTCGTCGCGGTGCCCGGAGCGGTCGCGGTCGGGTTCGACCTCGGGGTGCTCGAGGTGTTCCCGGCGAGCGAGGAGGCCGACCGGATGGCGTACCTCGGGCCCGACGTGCTCGGACCCGACTGGGACGCGGCCGAGGCGACCGCGCGCATCGCGTCGAAGGCCGACGTGCCGATCGCGGTCGCGCTCGGCGAGCAGCGCAACCTCGCGGGCCTCGGCAACGTGTACGTCAACGAGGCGTGCTTCGTGCGCGGCATCCGCCCCGATCGTGCGACCGCCACGGTCGACGTGCCGCCGCTCGTCGACGTCGCGCGGCGCATGATCGTCGCGAACCGCGACCGCATCGCGCGCACGACCACCGGCAACGACCGTCGCGGCGAGCGGCTCTGGGTCTACGGTCGGGCCGGCGAGCCCTGCCGCCGGTGCGGCACGGCCATCGAGCACGGCCGCCTCGGCCGCAACGACGTCGAGCTCCGCGATTCCTACTGGTGCCCGAGCTGCCAGACCTAG
- a CDS encoding amino acid ABC transporter permease, whose product MSNANVLFDAPGPRARTLSRVLSVIAALAVAGGLLWMFLVLNAPKESGGITLPGMFDESRWDIFLDPEVWTFIGQGVWNTLRAALVASVLAVALGVVLSLLRSARNPWIRIPTAVVIEFFRGMPVLLMMLFILLVFATGDYWAVVAALAIYNGALIGEALRAGLAALPRGQREAALSLGMRQLQSKMLVEFPQAFRQMLPIIVAQLVVLLKDTSLGFIVGYPELLRTTMNNLGSFFGNRYLFPLWVVTFLIYLVMNLSLSWFARWLARRGDRRYRTGGKAGGPQPVEDPTQGLLVTEARAEARGPGT is encoded by the coding sequence ATGAGCAACGCGAACGTGCTGTTCGACGCGCCGGGCCCCCGCGCCCGAACCCTCTCGCGGGTACTGTCCGTGATCGCGGCGCTGGCCGTGGCCGGCGGCCTGCTCTGGATGTTCCTCGTGCTCAACGCGCCCAAGGAGTCCGGCGGCATCACCCTGCCGGGCATGTTCGACGAGTCGCGCTGGGACATCTTCCTGGACCCCGAGGTCTGGACCTTCATCGGCCAGGGCGTCTGGAACACGCTGCGCGCCGCGCTCGTCGCGTCGGTGCTCGCGGTCGCGCTCGGCGTCGTGCTCTCGCTCCTGCGCAGCGCCCGCAACCCGTGGATCCGCATTCCGACGGCCGTCGTCATCGAGTTCTTCCGCGGCATGCCCGTCCTGCTGATGATGCTCTTCATCCTGCTCGTGTTCGCGACGGGCGACTACTGGGCCGTCGTCGCGGCGCTCGCGATCTACAACGGCGCACTCATCGGCGAGGCGCTCCGAGCCGGCCTGGCCGCGCTGCCGCGCGGCCAGCGGGAGGCGGCCCTCAGCCTCGGCATGCGCCAGCTGCAGTCGAAGATGCTCGTGGAGTTCCCGCAGGCGTTCCGGCAGATGCTGCCGATCATCGTCGCCCAGCTCGTCGTGCTCCTGAAGGACACCTCGCTCGGCTTCATCGTGGGCTACCCCGAGCTGCTGCGCACCACGATGAACAACCTCGGCAGCTTCTTCGGCAACCGCTACCTCTTCCCGCTGTGGGTCGTCACGTTCCTGATCTACCTCGTGATGAACCTCAGCCTGTCGTGGTTCGCACGCTGGCTCGCCCGGCGCGGCGACCGTCGGTACCGCACCGGCGGCAAGGCCGGTGGTCCCCAGCCGGTCGAGGACCCGACGCAGGGGCTGCTCGTCACCGAGGCGCGCGCGGAGGCACGCGGACCCGGCACCTGA
- a CDS encoding amino acid ABC transporter ATP-binding protein: MEPTQQAPATSNISVRRGEPLVVIDHVEKHFGDLHVLNDINSVVNRGEVVVVIGPSGSGKSTLCRAINRLETIDSGTITIDGEQLPEEGAALAKLRADVGMVFQSFNLFAHKTVLENVTLAPTRVKRMSRKDADAKAMELLERVGVANQAKKLPAQLSGGQQQRVAIARSLAMNPKLILMDEPTSALDPEMINEVLDVMVGLAEQGMTMIVVTHEMGFARRAADRVMFMADGRIVEEAPPAQFFDNPESDRAKDFLSKILEH, encoded by the coding sequence ATGGAGCCAACCCAGCAGGCGCCCGCGACGTCGAACATCTCGGTGCGCCGCGGCGAACCCCTCGTCGTCATCGACCACGTCGAGAAGCACTTCGGCGATCTGCACGTGCTGAACGACATCAACTCGGTCGTGAACCGCGGCGAGGTGGTCGTGGTCATCGGCCCCAGCGGCTCCGGCAAGTCGACCCTGTGCCGCGCGATCAACCGCCTCGAGACCATCGACTCCGGCACGATCACCATCGACGGCGAGCAGCTGCCCGAGGAGGGCGCGGCGCTCGCGAAGCTTCGCGCCGACGTCGGCATGGTGTTCCAGTCGTTCAACCTCTTCGCCCACAAGACGGTGCTCGAGAACGTAACGCTCGCGCCGACCCGGGTGAAGCGGATGTCGCGCAAGGACGCCGACGCGAAGGCGATGGAGCTCCTCGAGCGCGTCGGCGTCGCCAACCAGGCGAAGAAGCTGCCCGCGCAGCTCTCGGGCGGGCAGCAGCAGCGCGTCGCGATCGCGCGCTCGCTCGCCATGAACCCCAAGCTCATCCTGATGGACGAGCCCACGAGCGCGCTCGACCCCGAGATGATCAACGAGGTCCTCGACGTCATGGTCGGCCTCGCCGAGCAGGGCATGACGATGATCGTCGTGACGCACGAGATGGGGTTCGCGCGTCGCGCGGCCGACCGCGTGATGTTCATGGCCGACGGCCGCATCGTCGAGGAGGCGCCGCCGGCGCAGTTCTTCGACAACCCCGAGTCCGATCGCGCGAAGGACTTCCTCTCGAAGATCCTCGAGCACTGA
- a CDS encoding glutamate ABC transporter substrate-binding protein, protein MKRMRFALVAAGAATALALAGCAGGGGGGEAEETPEAAPTFEAGTTMADLSEAGSITIGTKFDQPLFGLVGPSGEPEGFDVEMGKIIASELGISEDNIEWVETVSANREPFIQNGQVDIVIATYTINDKRKEVVSFAGPYYMAGQSILVLADNEDIESEEDLVGQPVCSVTGSTPAAKLAEIGAQPVLTDTYTNCLEPLRSGQVVAVSTDNVILAGLAAQNEGEFKVVGEPFTEEPYGIGLALEDTEFRMWINDVLEAAYEDGRYEEAWNETAGTVLPFIDPPAVDRY, encoded by the coding sequence ATGAAACGGATGAGATTCGCACTCGTCGCGGCGGGCGCCGCGACGGCCCTCGCGCTCGCGGGCTGCGCCGGTGGCGGTGGCGGCGGCGAGGCCGAGGAGACGCCCGAGGCGGCTCCCACCTTCGAAGCCGGCACGACGATGGCCGACCTCTCCGAGGCGGGCTCGATCACCATCGGCACGAAGTTCGACCAGCCGCTGTTCGGCCTCGTCGGCCCGTCGGGCGAGCCCGAGGGCTTCGACGTCGAGATGGGCAAGATCATCGCGTCCGAGCTCGGCATCTCCGAGGACAACATCGAGTGGGTCGAGACCGTGTCCGCGAACCGCGAGCCGTTCATCCAGAACGGCCAGGTCGACATCGTCATCGCGACGTACACGATCAACGACAAGCGCAAGGAAGTCGTCTCCTTCGCCGGTCCGTACTACATGGCCGGCCAGTCGATCCTCGTGCTCGCCGACAACGAGGACATCGAGAGCGAAGAGGACCTCGTGGGCCAGCCGGTCTGCTCGGTCACGGGCTCGACGCCCGCTGCGAAGCTCGCCGAGATCGGCGCGCAGCCGGTGCTCACCGACACGTACACCAACTGCCTCGAGCCGCTGCGCAGCGGCCAGGTCGTCGCGGTGTCGACCGACAACGTGATCCTCGCGGGCCTCGCGGCCCAGAACGAGGGCGAGTTCAAGGTCGTCGGCGAGCCCTTCACGGAGGAGCCGTACGGCATCGGCCTCGCGCTCGAGGACACCGAGTTCCGCATGTGGATCAACGACGTGCTCGAGGCGGCCTATGAAGACGGCCGCTACGAGGAGGCGTGGAACGAGACGGCCGGCACGGTGCTGCCGTTCATCGACCCGCCTGCCGTCGACCGCTACTGA
- a CDS encoding amino acid ABC transporter permease, whose translation MDAVIDNLPTYLSGFGTTILLLLVSGLAALVIGTIVAAMRISPVATLRLVATVYTEIVRNTPLTLVLIFCALVLPYLGSRLPYLVAAIIALSVYTSPFVAEALRSGINGVPVGQAEAARSVGLGFRQTVSLVIFPQAFRMTIPPLINVFIALTKNTSVAGGFFVVELFAVGKQLANDNGDAVIPILLGVATFYLLITVPLGLLAVQLERKWVVQR comes from the coding sequence GTGGACGCCGTCATCGACAACCTGCCGACCTACCTGAGCGGGTTCGGCACGACGATCCTGCTGCTGCTCGTGAGCGGGCTCGCTGCGCTCGTCATCGGCACGATCGTGGCCGCGATGCGCATCTCGCCGGTCGCGACCCTCCGGCTCGTGGCGACCGTCTACACCGAGATCGTGCGCAACACCCCGTTGACCCTCGTGCTGATCTTCTGCGCGCTCGTGCTGCCCTACCTCGGGTCGCGCCTGCCCTACCTCGTCGCGGCGATCATCGCACTGTCGGTGTACACGTCGCCGTTCGTCGCCGAGGCGCTGCGGTCGGGCATCAACGGCGTGCCCGTCGGACAGGCCGAGGCCGCGCGCAGCGTCGGCCTCGGATTCCGCCAGACCGTCTCGCTCGTCATCTTCCCGCAGGCCTTCCGGATGACGATCCCGCCGCTCATCAACGTCTTCATCGCCCTGACGAAGAACACCTCGGTCGCCGGTGGGTTCTTCGTCGTCGAGCTGTTCGCCGTCGGCAAGCAGCTGGCCAACGACAACGGCGACGCGGTCATTCCCATCCTGCTGGGGGTCGCGACGTTCTACCTCCTCATCACGGTGCCGCTCGGCTTGCTCGCGGTCCAACTCGAGCGGAAGTGGGTGGTGCAGCGATGA
- a CDS encoding DUF1844 domain-containing protein: MSNSSDESTVADATRDIAEVPAVEVITTAAVHLMSAAAVKVGLADDPASQVDLDEARKLINALAGLITAGAPEISDMHARSLRDGLRSLQLAFREASPIPDAIGQGPGEKWTGPVS, translated from the coding sequence GTGAGCAACAGTTCAGACGAGTCCACCGTCGCCGACGCCACCCGCGACATCGCCGAGGTCCCCGCCGTGGAGGTCATCACGACCGCGGCCGTGCACCTCATGAGCGCCGCCGCCGTGAAGGTGGGCCTCGCCGACGACCCCGCGTCGCAGGTCGACCTCGACGAGGCGCGCAAGCTCATCAACGCCCTCGCGGGGCTCATCACGGCCGGCGCGCCCGAGATCAGCGACATGCACGCGCGGTCGCTGCGCGACGGGTTGCGCTCGCTCCAACTCGCGTTCCGCGAGGCCTCGCCCATCCCAGACGCGATCGGCCAGGGCCCCGGCGAGAAGTGGACGGGTCCGGTCAGCTAG